A stretch of DNA from Vibrio palustris:
TCGATTTCTCTTGCCGAAGCTCACATGCTTATGGATGCAGCTGGCGTCCCTAAATTTCATGAACGTAAAAAAAGTGGTGATAACAAGCCTTGGATTGTTAACGTTCAGAACCAGAAGGGTGGTACTGGTAAGTCGATGACTGCTGTGCATTTAGCTGCGTGTCTTGCGTTGAATTTAGATAAGCGTTATCGCATTTGTTTGATAGATTTGGATCCTCAAGGGTCATTGCGTTTGTTCTTGAACCCGCAAGTTAGCTTAAGTGAAAATGCAAACATTTACTCAGCGGTTGACGTTATGCTAGATAATGTGCCTGAAGGCACGGTTGTGGATAGCGAGTTTTTAGATAAAAACGTTTTGTTGCCGACTCAGTACCCTAATTTACGGACAATTTCAGCGTTCCCAGAAGATGCGATGTTTAATGCCGAAGCATGGCAGCACTTATCGCAAAATCAATCGTTAGATATTGTACGTTTATTGAAGCAAAAGCTTATTGATAAGATTTCAGACGATTTCGATATAATTATGATAGATACTGGCCCACATGTGGACCCGTTGGTATGGAATGCGATGTATGCATCTAACGCGTTGTTGATTCCATGTGCAGCTAAGCGGTTGGATTGGGCGTCAACAGTCAACTTTTTCCAACACTTACCGACCGTTTATGAGATGTTCCCTGACGACTGGCAAGGGCTTGAATTCGTACGTTTGATGCCAACCATGTTTGAAGATGATAATAAAAAGCAGGTGTCCGTCTTAACGGAGATGAACTATTTATTAGGGGACCAAGTGATGATGGCAACTATTCCCCGTAGTCGTGCTTTTGAAACGTGTGCCGATACGTATAGTACCGTATTTGATCTCACTTCTGCTGATTTTGAAGGTGGTAAGAAGACGCTAGCCACGGCTCAGGATGCAGTACAAAAAAGCTCGTTAGAATTAGAGCGTGTTCTTCATAGTAATTGGTCTTCCTTGAATCTGGGGTAATAGAAAATGGCATTAAAAACATCTGAGCTAAATGCTAAGTTATTTGGTAAGGCTGACAAACGTCGTGCGACAACGCCGATG
This window harbors:
- a CDS encoding ParA family protein — encoded protein: MKRENTIENLYQLAEQTQQVQADRIEIVLEERRDEHFPPMSKALMETRSGLTRRKLDDAIAKLEAAGHQFTKNNANHYSISLAEAHMLMDAAGVPKFHERKKSGDNKPWIVNVQNQKGGTGKSMTAVHLAACLALNLDKRYRICLIDLDPQGSLRLFLNPQVSLSENANIYSAVDVMLDNVPEGTVVDSEFLDKNVLLPTQYPNLRTISAFPEDAMFNAEAWQHLSQNQSLDIVRLLKQKLIDKISDDFDIIMIDTGPHVDPLVWNAMYASNALLIPCAAKRLDWASTVNFFQHLPTVYEMFPDDWQGLEFVRLMPTMFEDDNKKQVSVLTEMNYLLGDQVMMATIPRSRAFETCADTYSTVFDLTSADFEGGKKTLATAQDAVQKSSLELERVLHSNWSSLNLG